From the genome of Mya arenaria isolate MELC-2E11 chromosome 5, ASM2691426v1:
TTATTCCGAAATTAAAACGTAATGGGGACTCTTGGGTTGCTCCCTTTTTTTGGCGTTCAACCTAGAACACCTGGACTGTTGAGggtgttttttttactcatCCTCAGAATTCAAGGTGTCTCTTTGATTTTCCTTTTTGTGAAGCGGACCAGATCTTACCAAAATGTGCTAGGAGTGTGCATAAAGTTCAGAGGCTAATTTTGTTTTGACTTAGGGATTTGACATCAGTAGAGTTATGTAGTTTTCttgatttgaaaaatgtatgattGCTCCAAACAAATGTTACACAATACAACGTGTAGAACtatgtgttgttgttcttgCTGTTGAAATTTCAATGTTGGTGCTTGTCAATCTAGGGATCAAATTTGTATTAACAAAGTACCTCACCCATAACAAAACTGTAGTGGGATACATTCACAATCAACGTAGAGTAGAGGTTTTACACGTACATAAGAATTTGCGTGCAGGAATGCAGGCGATTCGGCCAACCTGGTCAGTGGAACTACGTTCCCTCTGGTTTAACCCCAGCAGATATTGGTAGTAGGGAAATGATGCCCGTTGAATAACAACACAGTTCTTGTTTGACAGGTCCTAGATTCTTATATGCCACACCTGTTTGTATTCCAGTGCTCAGAGATAGAACTAAATAATTATGAAGAAGTACGTGCAATGTTTCTGTGGTCGCTACACATACTACTACTGACGATAGTTTGATGTGTCTAGATTTGAAAGATTTTCATCCTGGCAAAACTTTGTTCTgggtatatatttttgtattgagACATGTAGCAATCTCCTTCTCTACAGAATCAGTTTGTAAAGGCTGGCATTCATGCCCATATTCGACGACGCCAGAATTTTAGAAACAAACCGAGTATCTCATATTAACTCTAGTACAAGTACTTGTTTACCAAAGGGAGATACAGCATTTGAAAGGACAGTTTAATTTACCCAAAGATTCTTCTTGACACTTAACCCATATCTTGAAGACAGTGACTTGATGCGTATAGTGTGTCGATTAAACAAAGGTGAGTGTACCTTTGGTGGAACAACTAATAATTTGTACAGGAAAAGGTCACATTGCGCGTCTTTTGATCATTTCCTTGAACAAATCCGACATCAAGGTCGACATTTGAACAAGGGTTGAGAAATGTCAGCACGTTATTGGGTCACAGGTGGGGAAATATTGGTATGTTCTTATATCTTTTTATGTGTTAAGTGTATGAAACTACTAGGTCATTTCATTGAGCAGAACAAGGCAGATTTGACCAAAGAAAGAGTTGTTCAAGCCCCTCAAAGGATTTTGGGCCATGGCAGATAGTTTTGAGATAAATTCGAGGTGGTCAAGATTTTTCGAAATGGTGGGCAGTCATATTCACATGTTTCACATAGTACATATTGAGGTCTTCGAAGAAACTTATTAATAATCTAAGAATGTTCATCTCTGTTCGAGGCAACGTTAAGGTATTCCGCTCTTACCGTGGTACGAATTTGATTGGCGCATTGAAAGTACAAACATTAAGGCCGTAAGCGTTGAAGCTAAGAAAATTTTATCCAactatgcattaacttgaggaaacttgtATCGTATcgtattggtaacgtgtaaccACCATTGCAATATTCACGACTTAATGTTTCACGTCATCAGTAATTCACGAACgttgtcattttctgaaaattgtaaATCCGAAATATCGTTATTTCGAAATAAATTTTTGGTCCCTACGATTTCGAATTACCGGTGTTCAactgtaatgtaaaatacaatatcattatGTATTAATATAGATGAAACACAATAATGTGCATCgaactgttaaataaaatgcaccttataatattatattatgaagctaaatatgttatcatatgttaaagaaaattgaaaacaaacacacagaAAATAAGATTAGGAAGTAGCTAAAATGTTCGGAATTTTTCATAGAATCGGAATAATTATACCAACATTGTGAATAACTTCACcatatttacaaaaaagcaattttcaaaaCGGTCAGTTAGATTGCATATACAATGTAACATATGTTAATTTCTGTATGCAGAAcagcaaagaaatgaatgatacatgaaatcaacaacattCAGTTTACAAATTTACATTTACGTTCTGCTCTGGTTATATTCTGGAATCTACCTCTCTCAATTCCCAAATTATGTGAGGATAATCCAAATTGGGGCGATTAATGTCTAATTTTATATAAtcaatattatctttatatttctCGAATTTAAATTGAcgttttaaaatggtaaagtaCTCTATTTTGGGCTGCTCAGACAATATATAGTCCAATAAGTGCACCTTGTCaacttaatttatattgttaatcCTCCATACATCTGACCAATAAAGAATTTTAGATACAACAAGGGagtcaaatgaaaataattttgttttaacatttacatcaaCATGGACACGActaaatgttaaagaaaatgattgTATGCTTTTAGAGCttgatcatttaatatcttaattgCTCTTGACATATGTCCAGTGTAACGAAACTTTACATCTTAATAGGACATTTCACTGAACATCTCAACTATCTAAATATACATTCCTTtcttaaatatacatacttaagtTTTAATCACATCAATCTTTTATCCCCATTTGCATGGATATTGATAAATAGTTTCAATTTGGAATGGTAAACTTTCTGGACTGGTAGTGAGTAAGGCAATACCGTCAGCAAAAagtaacataaatattaaaagtcctTTTCAGtaaagttgttaaaatataaacatttttatgtcatcGCTAAATAATATTAACACTAATGGAAACTGGGGTTCACCCTGTTTAACACCAATAGTTTCATGGAAAACCTCTAATAATGACAtacatttagaatatttaatataagatttaacattttgataaagagATTGcatcattttaagcattttgcaACTCATTACAATTTGCATGAGTTCAATAAGAAAATGTTTCGTGTAAAACAGTGTCAAATACCTTTTCATAGTCTATAAAGGCAAAATAAAATTTCgatttattattgataatattcCGAACTATAGTATGTGAAAATACAATCTTTGGTGCTACGATTATCTCTACGTCAACCAAATTGCGATGAGTCTCGCCTGCACAATTTGTAAATTCTATTCcatgaaataattttacaataatatttataaaagttatgCCTGAATAGTTTGAATCACAATAACGATCACCTctcttaaacaaaaaaactacatatgtatgttttccTTACACCAAGACTCGGGATAAATTCGTGTgtcatttcataattaaaactCTTAACTTGATAAGGAAAAATAAACTCCTTGGGTCAACGAAAAACCTGcaacaatatttaacatatcaggacttttttgtctttcaaatttgaaaaagttttcaaaaattcCGTTATTTTCTCAATAAACAAAATTCACTTAATCTTTAAGTACGTACATCCGAAACTAGATacgaaacatttttaaaagcaatatttagTATAAAATTTAGCAGTCGCAATCAACATTTGTGTCAGAGTATAAGTTATTTGCGTTGCTCGTTGATGAGAGTGTTTAAGACCCAAGTATATACAAACTGCAATTACCTAAGTTTCATTCTTTGAACGACTCGTTTGAAGTAGTCTCTCAATGGTGGGTTGAAATACCAAATGATAAAGGGGTTGATGGAAGAGTTAAGGATATAGGACCGAGACAAAATTCTCATCCATACACTGTGCTCGTATTGCTCTTCATGAACCGCAAACTCTACTATAAAATATGGTACAAAAGTCAAAACTGAAGCTAGAGTCATGACTAACATCGTGAAAGTAATGCTCCTTTCAATATTTCGATCTTGCCTGGTAGGCTGTGGATTTTTTCGCTTTGTTTTTCTGTCCCTCTTCGTCTTTACATGTATGTCCATATGTTTAACCGTTTCCACTTTGGTGAGTATTTTCGGCTTGTATATATTCTCCAATGACATTTCAGCCACAGTAACATCGGCGGTGTTTTTATCCGGTTCATCAATAGTCTTTACAGGAATGTCAATACTTTTCACTTTGGTAATTACATGCGGCCTGTTGTTCGTCTCGAATGAAATATCATCCATAGGGACAACGGCGGTGCTTTGATCCGGTTCATCAATATTCTCTATAggaatgtcaatatttttcacTATGGTAATTACTTGTGGGCTGTTGGTCATCTCGAATGCAAAATCATCCACAGTTACATTGTCGGTGTTTTGATCAGTTACATCAAATGTTTCTTCATCACTAGCctcttttttttcagaaatatttaagttacTACTATCCTTACTCTTGTTTTCTATGTTCAACACGCAATTGTCCTGTCGTTTTGCCCTCAGTATTCTTTTTTTTGACTGAGCTACCCTAAAAGCAATGAGACTATATATTACTATCATACATGTGAGAAGAAACACCACCATTCCTAATTCTACAGATTTATAAATCTTTATTACAAGCTGCTTATCGCTGTCATTTGACTCGCCCCTATGGCAGAAATACCCAGCAAATGTTTCATTTCTGGCACTGGTAATATTTACTTTGATCGGTTCAGTAAGTATTATTTCCGGTACAGTTGtcgaaacagtgaaaatataaactgCCACAACAGCAATTTTTGATGTTCGTACGGAAAACATAATTCTTGGACTCATCAGGAAAATCTTTAAGAACCGATCGACTGCAATCAAGACGATTAAGACAAACGAACTAGTTATAAGACATCTGTTAACGCTTGCGAGAAGTTTGCAGCCAACTTCACTCGTAAATGTTACTGCATAGACAGTGTCAAATAGATTGTCCAGAAGAATGAAAGatgtaaacaaatcattcaATGATAGAATTGTCAAGAAAAAACTGTGTACGTTTCTTCCCATTTTGTTCCAAAAGAATGTCGATGTAACACTGTTTCCTGCAATCCCAA
Proteins encoded in this window:
- the LOC128235199 gene encoding uncharacterized protein LOC128235199, which codes for MAKDGIAEQQLELFNSEQVEKHIPDMIFVVLVCLVGIAGNSVTSTFFWNKMGRNVHSFFLTILSLNDLFTSFILLDNLFDTVYAVTFTSEVGCKLLASVNRCLITSSFVLIVLIAVDRFLKIFLMSPRIMFSVRTSKIAVVAVYIFTVSTTVPEIILTEPIKVNITSARNETFAGYFCHRGESNDSDKQLVIKIYKSVELGMVVFLLTCMIVIYSLIAFRVAQSKKRILRAKRQDNCVLNIENKSKDSSNLNISEKKEASDEETFDVTDQNTDNVTVDDFAFEMTNSPQVITIVKNIDIPIENIDEPDQSTAVVPMDDISFETNNRPHVITKVKSIDIPVKTIDEPDKNTADVTVAEMSLENIYKPKILTKVETVKHMDIHVKTKRDRKTKRKNPQPTRQDRNIERSITFTMLVMTLASVLTFVPYFIVEFAVHEEQYEHSVWMRILSRSYILNSSINPFIIWYFNPPLRDYFKRVVQRMKLR